The following proteins come from a genomic window of Pseudomonas putida:
- the hflC gene encoding protease modulator HflC, which yields MSNRSLIALIAAVVLAIVAWNSFYIVSQTERAVLLRFGKVVEADVQPGLHVKIPYVNQVRRFDARLMTLDAPTQRFLTLEKKAVMVDAYAKWRVKDAERFYTATSGMKQIADERLSRRLESGLRDQFGKRTLHEVVSGERDALMADITASLNRMASKELGIEVVDVRVKAIDLPKEVNRSVFDRMSTEREREAREHRAKGNELAEGIRADADRQRRVLLAEAYREAEETRGDGDAQAAAIYAKAYSQDADFYAFHRSLQAYRESFSSKSDVMVLDPKNEFFRYLDKSRP from the coding sequence ATGAGCAATAGATCGCTGATCGCCCTGATCGCCGCTGTGGTCCTGGCTATCGTGGCCTGGAACAGCTTCTACATCGTGTCCCAGACCGAGCGAGCGGTACTGCTGCGCTTCGGTAAGGTGGTCGAGGCGGATGTTCAGCCAGGCCTGCACGTGAAGATTCCGTACGTGAACCAGGTGCGCAGGTTCGACGCCCGACTGATGACCCTCGATGCTCCTACCCAGCGGTTCCTGACCCTGGAAAAGAAAGCGGTGATGGTCGACGCCTACGCCAAGTGGCGCGTCAAGGACGCTGAACGCTTCTACACCGCCACGTCCGGCATGAAGCAGATCGCCGACGAGCGTCTGTCGCGCCGTCTGGAAAGTGGCCTGCGCGACCAGTTCGGTAAACGTACCCTGCACGAAGTGGTTTCCGGTGAACGTGACGCGCTGATGGCTGACATCACTGCATCGCTGAACCGCATGGCGAGCAAGGAGCTGGGCATTGAGGTGGTCGACGTGCGCGTCAAGGCCATCGACCTGCCGAAGGAAGTCAACCGCAGCGTGTTCGACCGTATGAGCACCGAGCGTGAGCGTGAAGCCCGCGAGCACCGTGCCAAGGGTAACGAGCTGGCTGAAGGTATCCGTGCCGATGCCGACCGTCAGCGCCGTGTGCTGCTGGCCGAGGCTTATCGCGAAGCAGAAGAAACCCGTGGTGATGGCGACGCCCAGGCGGCCGCTATCTATGCCAAGGCCTACAGCCAGGACGCTGATTTCTATGCGTTCCACCGTAGCCTGCAGGCATACCGCGAGAGCTTCTCGAGCAAGAGCGACGTGATGGTCCTGGACCCGAAGAACGAGTTCTTCCGTTACCTGGACAAGAGCAGGCCTTGA
- the hflK gene encoding FtsH protease activity modulator HflK, translated as MAWNEPGGNSNNQDPWGGRRGGGGGGGDKKGPPDLDEAFRKLQDSLNGMFGGSKKRGGGDRNVGKGGGLGLLGIGLAVLAAIWLYNAVYVVDEQEQAVVLRFGKYYETVGPGLNIYFPPIDRKYMENVTRERAYTKQGQMLTEDENIVEVPLTVQYKISNLQDFVLNVDQPEVSLQHATESALRHVVGSTSMDQVLTEGREQMAVDIRERLQRFLDNYRTGITVTQVNVQSAAAPREVQEAFDDVIRAREDEQRARNQAESYANGVVPEARGQAQRIIEDANGYRDEVIARAKGEADRFTKLLVEYRKAPDVTRERLYLETMQEVYSNSSKVMVATKDGQSNLLYLPLDKMVEGSRRPSVPTTSVSPSTNDAAARAAQDMQQQQQPLRTRESR; from the coding sequence ATGGCTTGGAACGAGCCGGGTGGCAACTCGAACAATCAGGATCCCTGGGGCGGCCGCCGTGGTGGCGGTGGCGGCGGTGGTGACAAGAAAGGTCCACCGGATCTGGACGAGGCCTTCCGCAAACTGCAGGACAGCCTGAATGGCATGTTCGGCGGCAGCAAGAAACGTGGCGGCGGTGACCGCAATGTCGGCAAGGGCGGTGGCCTGGGCCTGCTGGGCATCGGCCTGGCGGTGCTGGCTGCAATCTGGCTGTACAACGCCGTGTATGTGGTCGACGAGCAGGAGCAGGCGGTTGTGCTGCGCTTCGGCAAGTACTATGAGACGGTCGGTCCCGGCCTGAACATCTACTTCCCGCCGATTGATCGCAAGTACATGGAAAACGTCACGCGTGAGCGTGCCTACACCAAGCAGGGCCAGATGCTGACCGAAGACGAGAACATCGTCGAGGTGCCGCTGACCGTCCAGTACAAGATCAGCAACCTGCAGGACTTCGTGCTCAATGTCGACCAGCCTGAGGTGAGCTTGCAGCACGCGACCGAGAGTGCTCTGCGCCACGTGGTTGGCTCCACTTCGATGGACCAGGTGTTGACCGAGGGTCGTGAGCAGATGGCCGTGGATATCCGCGAACGCCTGCAGCGCTTCCTCGACAACTACCGTACCGGTATCACCGTTACCCAGGTCAACGTACAAAGCGCGGCAGCTCCGCGTGAAGTGCAGGAAGCCTTCGACGACGTGATCCGAGCCCGCGAAGACGAGCAGCGTGCCCGCAACCAGGCCGAGTCCTATGCCAATGGCGTGGTGCCGGAAGCCCGTGGTCAGGCCCAGCGCATCATCGAGGACGCCAATGGTTACCGCGACGAAGTCATCGCTCGCGCCAAGGGTGAGGCAGACCGCTTCACCAAGCTGCTTGTCGAGTACCGCAAGGCACCTGACGTAACCCGTGAGCGTCTGTATCTGGAGACCATGCAAGAGGTCTACAGCAACTCGAGCAAGGTCATGGTGGCAACCAAGGACGGGCAGAGCAACCTGCTCTACCTGCCGCTGGACAAGATGGTCGAAGGCAGCCGCAGGCCGTCCGTGCCAACCACCAGCGTGTCGCCATCGACCAACGATGCGGCCGCCCGTGCCGCGCAGGACATGCAACAGCAACAGCAGCCGCTGCGTACTAGGGAGAGCCGCTGA
- the hflX gene encoding GTPase HflX, which translates to MFFERHGGGERALLVHLEGQNPEAREDPQEFQELALSAGADIVSLVTVTRHQPSAKYLIGSGKVEELHDLVHAEQVDLVIFNHTLTPSQERNLERVFECRVLDRTGLILDIFAQRARTHEGKLQVELAQLEHMSTRLVRGWTHLERQKGGIGLRGPGETQLETDRRLLRVRIRQIKSRLEKVRSQREQARRGRKRADIPSVSLVGYTNAGKSTLFNALTESEVYAADQLFATLDPTLRRLELNDLGPIVLADTVGFIRHLPHKLVEAFRATLEESSNSDLLLHVIDAHEPERMEQIEQVLAVLGEIGAEGLPILEVYNKLDLLEDVEPQIQRNADGKPERVWVSARDGRGLELVGQAVAELLGDDLFVGTLCLEQRFARLRAQFFALGAVQSEEHDEEGRSLLSVRLPMVELNRLVSREGMEPQVFVEQHTLQ; encoded by the coding sequence TTGTTCTTTGAGCGCCACGGCGGTGGTGAGCGGGCATTGCTCGTTCACTTGGAAGGTCAGAACCCTGAGGCGCGAGAAGACCCGCAGGAGTTTCAGGAGTTGGCATTGTCGGCCGGGGCCGACATCGTCTCGCTGGTCACGGTGACAAGGCATCAGCCTTCCGCCAAATACCTGATTGGCAGTGGCAAGGTCGAAGAGTTACACGACCTGGTCCATGCCGAACAGGTAGATCTGGTGATTTTCAATCACACCCTCACGCCCAGTCAGGAGCGCAACCTCGAACGTGTGTTCGAGTGTCGTGTGCTGGACCGAACCGGGCTGATCCTCGATATCTTCGCCCAACGGGCGCGTACCCATGAAGGCAAGCTGCAGGTCGAACTGGCCCAGCTGGAGCATATGAGCACGCGGCTGGTGCGCGGCTGGACTCACCTTGAGCGACAAAAAGGTGGTATCGGCCTGCGCGGTCCGGGTGAAACCCAGCTGGAAACCGACCGCCGCCTGTTGCGGGTGCGTATACGCCAGATCAAGTCACGCCTGGAGAAAGTGCGCAGTCAGCGCGAGCAGGCGCGGCGCGGGCGCAAGCGCGCGGATATCCCATCGGTGTCGCTGGTGGGTTATACCAATGCCGGCAAGTCCACGCTGTTCAACGCCCTGACCGAGTCCGAGGTGTATGCCGCGGACCAGCTGTTCGCCACACTCGACCCGACCCTGCGCCGGCTCGAGCTCAACGACCTGGGGCCGATTGTGCTGGCCGACACCGTAGGCTTCATTCGTCACCTGCCGCACAAGCTGGTCGAGGCATTTCGGGCTACGCTCGAAGAGTCGAGCAACTCCGACCTGTTGCTGCATGTGATCGACGCCCATGAGCCAGAGCGCATGGAGCAGATCGAGCAGGTGCTGGCGGTGTTGGGCGAGATTGGTGCCGAGGGGTTGCCGATCCTCGAGGTGTACAACAAACTCGACTTGCTCGAAGATGTCGAGCCACAGATCCAGCGCAATGCCGATGGCAAGCCGGAACGGGTCTGGGTATCGGCACGCGATGGGCGTGGTCTGGAGCTGGTTGGCCAGGCGGTTGCCGAGTTGCTGGGGGATGATCTGTTTGTCGGTACCCTGTGTCTGGAGCAGCGTTTTGCCCGCTTGCGCGCGCAATTCTTTGCCCTGGGTGCCGTGCAGAGTGAAGAGCATGATGAAGAGGGGCGCAGCCTGCTGAGCGTGCGACTGCCCATGGTCGAACTGAATCGCCTGGTCAGCCGCGAAGGCATGGAGCCGCAAGTGTTTGTCGAGCAACACACTTTGCAATAA
- the hfq gene encoding RNA chaperone Hfq has translation MSKGHSLQDPYLNTLRKEKVPVSIYLVNGIKLQGSIESFDQFVVLLKNTVSQMVYKHAISTVVPARPVRLPSPSDSEHGDSEPGNA, from the coding sequence ATGTCAAAAGGGCATTCGCTACAAGACCCTTACTTGAACACCTTGAGAAAAGAAAAGGTCCCGGTATCCATTTACCTGGTCAACGGTATCAAACTGCAGGGCTCGATCGAATCGTTCGACCAGTTCGTGGTATTGCTGAAGAACACCGTCAGCCAGATGGTCTACAAGCACGCCATCTCGACCGTAGTTCCGGCCCGTCCGGTCCGCCTGCCAAGCCCGTCCGACAGCGAGCACGGCGACAGCGAGCCAGGCAACGCCTGA
- the miaA gene encoding tRNA (adenosine(37)-N6)-dimethylallyltransferase MiaA, which produces MSGKPPAIFLMGPTAAGKTDLAIELTTVLPCELISVDSALVYRGMDIGSAKPSKEILAAHPHRLIDIRDPAESYSAAQFRTDALEAMAEITARGKIPLLVGGTMLYYKALIDGLADMPAADAAVRAELEAQAEALGLAELHRQLAEVDPESAARIHPNDPQRLIRALEVYRVSGESMTVHRRRQFAESRGADAGAGGQLPYTVASLAIAPTDRHILHQRIALRFSQMLEQGFVDEVRSLRARSDLHAGLPSIRAVGYRQVWDYLDGKLTENEMRERGIIATRQLAKRQFTWLRGWPEVHWLDSLACDNLSRTLKYLGAISILS; this is translated from the coding sequence ATGAGCGGCAAGCCCCCTGCAATATTCCTGATGGGCCCGACGGCGGCCGGCAAGACCGACCTTGCCATCGAACTGACCACAGTGCTGCCGTGTGAACTGATCAGCGTCGATTCGGCACTTGTCTACCGTGGCATGGATATCGGTTCGGCCAAACCGTCGAAAGAAATCCTCGCCGCCCACCCGCACCGGCTGATCGACATTCGCGACCCGGCCGAGAGCTATTCGGCCGCGCAGTTCCGTACCGACGCCCTGGAGGCCATGGCCGAGATCACCGCGCGCGGCAAGATCCCGCTGCTGGTCGGTGGCACCATGCTCTATTACAAGGCGTTGATCGATGGCTTGGCCGACATGCCAGCGGCCGATGCGGCGGTGCGCGCCGAGCTGGAGGCACAGGCTGAAGCCCTGGGCCTGGCCGAGCTGCACCGCCAGTTGGCCGAGGTTGACCCAGAGTCAGCGGCACGTATTCACCCCAATGACCCGCAGCGGCTGATCCGGGCGTTGGAGGTGTACCGGGTGAGCGGTGAGAGCATGACAGTTCATCGCCGGCGTCAATTCGCGGAAAGTCGCGGCGCAGACGCAGGCGCTGGCGGACAATTGCCCTATACTGTCGCCAGTTTGGCGATTGCTCCTACAGATCGTCACATTTTGCATCAGCGAATTGCGTTACGATTTTCGCAGATGCTGGAACAGGGCTTCGTTGACGAGGTCCGATCGCTGCGAGCCAGAAGTGACTTGCACGCCGGGCTGCCGTCTATACGGGCAGTGGGTTATCGGCAAGTCTGGGATTACCTGGATGGCAAGCTGACTGAGAATGAGATGCGTGAACGCGGTATCATTGCTACCCGGCAGTTGGCCAAGCGGCAGTTCACCTGGTTGCGTGGCTGGCCTGAAGTGCACTGGCTTGACAGCCTGGCCTGCGACAATCTGTCCCGCACCTTGAAATACCTTGGGGCCATCTCCATATTGAGCTGA
- the mutL gene encoding DNA mismatch repair endonuclease MutL, whose translation MSGGSRIQLLSPRLANQIAAGEVVERPASVAKELLENSLDSGARRIDVEVEQGGVKLLKVRDDGSGISADDLPLALARHATSKIRELEDLEGVLSLGFRGEALASISSVARLTLTSRTASASEAWQVETEGRDMTPRVQPAAHPVGTSVEVRDLFFNTPARRKFLKAEKTEFDHLQEVIRRLALARFDVAFHLRHNGKSILSLHEAHDEVARARRVGAICGPGFMEQALPIDVERNGLRLWGWVGLPTFSRSQADLQYFFVNGRAVRDKLVAHAVRQAYRDVLFNGRHPTFVLFLELEPNGVDVNVHPTKHEVRFREGRSVHDFLYGTLHRALADVRPEDQLAAPAAVPELVRPTGQQAGEFGPQGEMRLASPVLEQPRAPQQSFSNGGSGAGYQYQYTPRPSQPLPAAEAQAVYREFYKPLETGAAPATALPESQGDIPPLGYALAQLKGIYILAENAVGLVLVDMHAAHERIMYERLKVAMASEGLSGQPLLVPETLALSQREADCAEEHAQWFQRLGFELQRLGPETLAIRQIPALLKQAEANRLVQDVLADLMEYGTSDRIQAHLNELLGTMACHGAVRANRRLAIPEMNALLRDMENTERSGQCNHGRPTWTQMGLDDLDKLFLRGR comes from the coding sequence ATGAGTGGCGGTTCGCGAATTCAGCTGCTCAGCCCGCGGCTGGCCAACCAGATTGCTGCCGGCGAGGTTGTGGAGCGCCCGGCATCTGTAGCCAAGGAGCTGCTGGAAAACAGCCTGGACTCCGGTGCCCGGCGCATCGATGTGGAAGTAGAGCAGGGCGGCGTCAAACTGCTGAAGGTGCGGGACGATGGCAGCGGCATTTCTGCCGACGACCTGCCGCTGGCCCTGGCCCGCCACGCCACCAGCAAGATCCGCGAGCTGGAAGACCTTGAAGGGGTATTGAGCCTGGGTTTCCGTGGCGAGGCTTTGGCCTCGATCAGTTCGGTGGCGCGCCTGACCCTGACCTCGCGTACCGCCAGTGCCAGCGAGGCCTGGCAAGTAGAAACCGAAGGTCGCGACATGACGCCGCGGGTGCAGCCGGCGGCGCACCCGGTCGGTACTTCGGTGGAAGTGCGCGATTTGTTCTTCAATACCCCGGCCCGACGCAAGTTCCTCAAGGCCGAGAAAACCGAATTCGATCACTTGCAGGAAGTGATCCGCCGGCTGGCGCTGGCCCGTTTCGATGTCGCCTTCCACCTGCGCCACAACGGCAAGAGCATCCTTAGCCTGCACGAGGCCCACGACGAAGTCGCCCGTGCGCGGAGGGTGGGTGCCATCTGTGGCCCTGGCTTCATGGAGCAGGCGCTGCCGATCGACGTGGAGCGCAACGGCCTGCGCCTTTGGGGCTGGGTCGGTTTGCCGACGTTCTCGCGCAGCCAGGCTGACCTGCAGTACTTCTTCGTCAATGGCCGGGCAGTGCGCGACAAACTGGTCGCCCATGCTGTGCGTCAGGCTTACCGGGACGTGCTGTTCAACGGCCGCCACCCCACGTTCGTGCTGTTCCTGGAGCTGGAGCCCAACGGCGTCGATGTGAACGTGCATCCTACCAAGCATGAAGTGCGATTCCGTGAAGGGCGCTCGGTGCACGACTTCCTGTATGGCACCTTGCACCGTGCCTTGGCCGACGTGCGCCCGGAAGACCAGCTGGCCGCACCTGCGGCGGTGCCTGAGCTGGTTCGCCCCACTGGCCAGCAGGCCGGTGAGTTCGGGCCCCAGGGTGAAATGCGCCTGGCCTCGCCGGTGCTTGAACAGCCTCGAGCCCCACAGCAGTCGTTTTCCAATGGCGGCAGTGGCGCCGGTTACCAGTATCAATACACCCCACGTCCCTCGCAGCCGCTGCCGGCCGCAGAGGCACAGGCGGTGTATCGCGAGTTCTACAAGCCACTGGAAACCGGTGCAGCGCCTGCGACGGCCCTGCCCGAAAGCCAGGGCGACATTCCCCCGCTAGGCTACGCACTGGCGCAGCTCAAGGGCATCTACATCCTGGCCGAAAATGCTGTTGGCCTGGTGCTGGTGGACATGCACGCCGCCCACGAGCGGATAATGTACGAGCGCCTCAAGGTAGCCATGGCCAGCGAGGGTCTGAGCGGCCAGCCGTTACTGGTGCCGGAAACCCTTGCCCTTAGCCAGCGTGAAGCCGACTGTGCCGAAGAGCATGCCCAGTGGTTCCAGCGCCTGGGCTTCGAATTGCAGCGCCTGGGCCCCGAGACCTTGGCGATTCGCCAGATCCCGGCCTTGCTCAAGCAAGCCGAAGCCAATCGCCTGGTGCAGGACGTGCTTGCCGACCTTATGGAGTACGGCACCAGTGATCGCATTCAGGCGCACCTCAACGAACTGCTCGGTACCATGGCCTGCCACGGTGCCGTGCGCGCCAACCGGCGCCTGGCAATTCCCGAGATGAACGCCCTGCTGCGCGATATGGAAAACACCGAGCGCAGCGGCCAGTGCAACCATGGCCGTCCTACCTGGACCCAGATGGGCCTGGACGATCTGGACAAACTTTTCCTGCGCGGTCGATGA
- a CDS encoding AMIN domain-containing protein produces MRIRALVAIVGLLLTTVTVDALAVTQVKSMRLWRAPDNTRLVFDLSGPVQHSVFTLSAPDRLVIDINGATLAAPLNVATSNTPISNVRSAQRTPTDLRVVIDLKKSVTPKSFTLAPNAQYGNRLVVDLYDQEADAIAASAPPPARAPVQTPATTPAVPVTPAQPAIKLPPVPSGKRDIVVAIDAGHGGEDPGASGSRGQHEKDIVLQIAKELQRQINSEKGFRAELTRTGDYFIPLRKRTEIARKKGADLFISIHADAAPSRAAFGASVFALSDRGATSETARWLADTENRSDLIGGAGNVSLDDKDRMLAGVLLDLSMTATLSSSLNVGQKVLGNMGRVTSLHKQRVEQAGFMVLKSPDIPSILVETGFISNNNEAAKLASSSHQQALARSIRTGVHQYFQQNPPPGTYIAWLRDTGKIAAGPREHTVRPGETLAMLAVRYQVSVASLRSTNKLKTDELKVGQRLDVPATTLAAQ; encoded by the coding sequence ATGCGCATACGCGCACTGGTCGCCATCGTTGGGCTGCTGCTGACAACGGTGACCGTTGACGCTCTGGCCGTCACTCAAGTCAAGAGCATGCGCCTGTGGCGCGCACCGGACAACACGCGGCTGGTTTTCGACCTGTCTGGCCCCGTGCAGCACAGTGTCTTCACCCTGAGCGCACCCGATCGTCTGGTCATCGACATCAATGGCGCAACACTGGCCGCGCCACTGAATGTGGCTACCTCCAACACGCCGATAAGCAATGTGCGTTCGGCCCAGCGTACGCCAACCGACCTTCGGGTTGTGATCGACCTGAAAAAGTCGGTAACCCCGAAAAGCTTCACCTTGGCGCCCAATGCACAGTACGGCAACCGCTTGGTGGTCGATCTGTATGACCAGGAAGCTGACGCTATCGCGGCCAGCGCGCCACCGCCTGCACGGGCACCTGTGCAAACGCCTGCGACCACGCCGGCGGTGCCAGTGACGCCGGCCCAGCCGGCGATCAAGCTGCCCCCGGTACCCAGTGGCAAGCGTGACATCGTGGTTGCTATCGATGCCGGGCATGGCGGCGAAGACCCTGGCGCTTCCGGCTCGCGTGGCCAACACGAGAAAGACATCGTGTTGCAAATCGCCAAAGAACTGCAGCGTCAGATCAACAGCGAAAAAGGTTTCCGTGCTGAGCTGACCCGCACCGGCGATTACTTCATCCCGCTGCGCAAGCGTACGGAAATCGCCCGCAAGAAAGGCGCCGACCTGTTCATTTCGATTCACGCCGATGCGGCCCCGTCGCGCGCAGCCTTTGGCGCCTCGGTGTTCGCCCTGTCCGATCGTGGCGCCACCTCCGAGACTGCGCGCTGGCTGGCCGACACGGAAAACCGCTCCGACTTGATCGGTGGTGCGGGTAATGTCAGCCTCGACGACAAGGACCGCATGCTCGCTGGTGTGCTGCTTGATCTGTCGATGACAGCTACGCTCAGTTCCAGCCTCAACGTGGGGCAAAAGGTATTGGGCAACATGGGGCGCGTCACCTCGTTGCACAAGCAGCGCGTTGAACAGGCCGGTTTCATGGTGCTTAAGTCGCCAGACATCCCGTCGATCCTCGTTGAAACCGGGTTCATCTCGAACAACAACGAAGCCGCCAAGCTGGCCTCATCCAGCCACCAGCAGGCTCTGGCCAGGTCGATCCGCACCGGGGTGCACCAGTACTTCCAGCAGAACCCGCCACCTGGCACCTATATCGCCTGGCTGCGTGACACCGGCAAGATTGCCGCCGGTCCGCGTGAACACACCGTGCGCCCTGGCGAAACCCTGGCGATGCTCGCCGTGCGTTACCAGGTCAGTGTGGCCAGCCTGCGCAGCACCAACAAGCTGAAGACCGATGAGCTGAAGGTTGGTCAGCGCCTCGACGTGCCCGCCACAACCTTGGCCGCGCAATAA
- the tsaE gene encoding tRNA (adenosine(37)-N6)-threonylcarbamoyltransferase complex ATPase subunit type 1 TsaE yields MSGLNLFLADEEATVKFGAALAEVTGGRGVIFLEGDLGAGKTTLSRGLIRGLGHTGAVKSPTFTVVEPYEIGEVRAFHFDLYRLVDPEELEFMGIRDYFEGDPLCLFEWPQKGAGVLPKPDLTITISPQASGRSLNLSPQGARGEAWCVALAEHYKQ; encoded by the coding sequence GTGTCTGGCTTAAATCTGTTTCTGGCCGATGAAGAGGCCACGGTCAAATTCGGTGCAGCACTGGCCGAGGTGACCGGTGGTCGCGGCGTGATTTTCCTTGAAGGCGACCTGGGTGCGGGTAAAACTACCCTGTCGCGTGGCCTGATCCGCGGTCTGGGCCATACTGGTGCTGTGAAAAGCCCGACATTCACCGTGGTCGAACCCTATGAAATCGGCGAGGTCCGAGCCTTTCACTTCGACCTGTATCGCCTGGTCGACCCGGAGGAGCTTGAGTTCATGGGCATTCGTGACTATTTCGAAGGCGACCCGCTGTGCCTGTTCGAATGGCCACAAAAGGGTGCGGGCGTTTTGCCAAAGCCTGACCTGACCATTACCATAAGCCCCCAAGCGAGTGGACGCTCGCTGAACCTTTCGCCGCAGGGGGCTCGCGGCGAGGCCTGGTGCGTGGCACTGGCCGAACACTATAAACAGTAA